A genomic segment from Acidobacteriota bacterium encodes:
- the thiD gene encoding bifunctional hydroxymethylpyrimidine kinase/phosphomethylpyrimidine kinase: MKTILSIAGLDPAGGAGLLADLKTIGAHGHHGVGVLTAATAQNTAGVKSFYPLTPEAVVAQLDALHEDMVMAGVKTGMLGTGPIAEAIAGWFHQHWTSPLVVDPVLVASSGHLLFDLEAIDVIRKRLLPLATVITPNLPEAATLTGRTVETLSQMEDAARELYTFGPRYVLMKGGHLTNEAMDILFDGEQFHYFPGTRLEVYTHGTGCTLSAALASLLGSGFTIVEAVKRAKAYVRFAMQHTLKVGKGKDLLGHLPLDLLREHNTNITSD, from the coding sequence ATGAAAACTATCTTATCAATTGCAGGACTTGACCCTGCCGGGGGGGCTGGACTTCTTGCAGATCTCAAAACAATTGGTGCTCACGGACACCATGGCGTGGGTGTTTTAACAGCGGCCACTGCCCAAAATACGGCTGGCGTCAAAAGTTTTTACCCGCTCACACCCGAAGCAGTGGTAGCCCAACTTGATGCCCTTCACGAAGATATGGTGATGGCTGGTGTCAAAACCGGCATGCTTGGAACTGGACCGATTGCTGAGGCAATTGCTGGCTGGTTTCATCAACACTGGACAAGCCCTCTGGTGGTGGACCCAGTGCTCGTTGCGAGCAGTGGTCACCTTTTATTTGATCTTGAAGCGATAGATGTCATTCGTAAAAGGCTTCTTCCGCTGGCAACGGTGATTACTCCAAATCTCCCTGAAGCTGCCACACTCACCGGACGGACAGTTGAAACACTGTCTCAGATGGAGGATGCTGCCCGTGAACTGTATACCTTTGGTCCTCGATATGTCCTGATGAAGGGCGGTCACCTGACCAACGAAGCCATGGATATTCTCTTTGATGGAGAGCAATTTCATTATTTTCCGGGGACTCGACTCGAAGTCTACACCCATGGCACTGGATGTACATTATCTGCAGCCCTGGCATCACTTCTTGGAAGTGGGTTTACCATTGTCGAAGCTGTTAAACGGGCGAAAGCTTATGTTCGCTTTGCCATGCAACACACTCTCAAAGTAGGCAAAGGAAAAGACTTATTAGGGCATCTTCCTTTGGATTTGCTCCGTGAACATAACACTAATATTACCTCTGATTGA
- a CDS encoding ribonuclease HII — protein MYQKKLFESEEAITLQSPPESPGIQETCTTRLEQAIWARGYKSLAGVDEVGRGAWAGPVITAAVILDPEQIPAGLNDSKKLSAAQRLNLAELVKESARGLAFGTQSAAEIDTYNILEATRRAMMLAIEELIPGPDFLLIDAVHLPKVKIPARSIIRGDAQSVSIAAASIVAKVYRDQLMTAYDTEFPGYGFARHKGYGTAEHQVALDKLGPSLIHRLSFRGVVKKEANFGLLSPVSPSF, from the coding sequence ATGTATCAGAAGAAACTATTTGAATCTGAAGAAGCCATCACCCTTCAATCACCACCTGAATCCCCTGGGATCCAGGAAACGTGCACAACCCGTTTGGAACAGGCCATTTGGGCACGAGGGTACAAAAGTCTGGCCGGAGTAGATGAAGTTGGTCGCGGTGCCTGGGCAGGTCCAGTGATTACAGCCGCAGTGATCCTGGACCCAGAACAGATTCCAGCCGGGCTCAATGATTCAAAAAAACTGTCGGCAGCCCAACGTTTGAATCTGGCTGAGCTTGTCAAAGAGTCGGCACGTGGGCTGGCTTTTGGGACTCAATCAGCCGCTGAAATTGACACTTACAATATCCTTGAAGCAACACGCCGGGCAATGATGCTGGCCATTGAGGAGCTTATCCCTGGGCCTGACTTTCTTCTCATTGATGCCGTACACCTTCCGAAGGTAAAGATTCCAGCCCGGTCAATTATTCGTGGTGATGCCCAATCGGTCTCCATTGCGGCGGCTTCGATTGTGGCAAAAGTATATCGCGACCAGTTGATGACGGCTTATGATACAGAGTTTCCGGGTTATGGATTTGCACGACACAAGGGATATGGGACAGCCGAGCATCAGGTAGCACTGGACAAACTGGGGCCCAGCTTGATTCATCGTTTAAGTTTTCGCGGGGTGGTAAAAAAAGAAGCCAATTTCGGATTATTATCGCCCGTTTCACCATCCTTTTGA
- the hemL gene encoding glutamate-1-semialdehyde 2,1-aminomutase: MDTSRSEKLFQRAQTVIPGGVNSPVRAFRGVGGTPLFIRSAQGPYLTDVDGRRFVDYIGSWGPMILGHAHPEVLEALRKALERGTSYGAPTEIEVEMAELICSMIPSIEKVRMVSSGTEATMSAIRLARGYTGRNKLVKFIGCYHGHGDPLLVKAGSGVATLGLPDSLGVPPETAQHTIAVPFNDLDTLRQVFETWSNDIACVIVEPVVGNMGCVAPQPGYLEGLGELTQTYGAVLIFDEVMTGFRLAHGGAQERYGIKPDLTTLGKIMGGGLPAAAYGGKREIMDCVAPLGPVYQAGTLSGNPLAMTAGLTTLKLLQQPGVYDNLERLSNKLVQGLRHAADKAGFKTVINSVGSMFTLFFTSTPVTDWETAKTSDTQLFAKFFHAMLAEGVYFPPSQFEAAFFGLAHTNEIIDSTIAASERAFGKMRN; the protein is encoded by the coding sequence ATCGACACAAGTCGTTCAGAAAAGCTTTTTCAGCGTGCACAGACAGTCATTCCGGGCGGAGTTAATAGTCCAGTGCGAGCATTCCGAGGTGTGGGTGGGACACCGTTGTTTATTCGCTCGGCCCAGGGTCCATATTTGACTGATGTTGATGGCCGGCGATTTGTGGATTACATCGGCTCCTGGGGACCGATGATCCTTGGCCATGCCCATCCAGAAGTCCTTGAAGCCCTGCGAAAAGCCCTGGAACGCGGTACGTCCTATGGAGCGCCGACTGAAATTGAAGTCGAAATGGCGGAGTTGATTTGTTCGATGATACCGTCAATTGAAAAGGTTCGGATGGTTAGCTCCGGTACCGAAGCCACAATGAGTGCGATTCGCTTAGCTCGCGGGTACACCGGACGCAACAAACTGGTCAAATTTATTGGGTGCTATCACGGACATGGCGACCCGCTCCTCGTCAAAGCTGGTTCTGGAGTTGCAACCCTGGGATTGCCTGACAGCCTCGGCGTTCCACCAGAAACGGCGCAACATACAATCGCTGTTCCGTTTAATGACCTGGATACACTTCGTCAGGTATTTGAAACCTGGTCCAACGATATTGCCTGTGTCATTGTGGAGCCAGTCGTCGGGAATATGGGGTGTGTGGCCCCACAACCTGGCTACCTGGAGGGCTTGGGGGAATTGACCCAAACCTATGGCGCCGTGCTGATTTTTGATGAAGTCATGACTGGATTCCGGCTGGCACACGGTGGAGCACAGGAGCGGTATGGAATTAAGCCGGATCTGACCACCTTAGGCAAAATCATGGGCGGTGGGCTGCCAGCCGCAGCCTATGGTGGAAAAAGAGAGATTATGGATTGTGTTGCTCCGCTAGGCCCGGTGTATCAGGCCGGAACACTCTCAGGCAACCCTCTGGCAATGACGGCAGGACTGACCACGCTCAAACTCCTGCAGCAACCAGGTGTCTATGACAATCTGGAACGGCTCTCAAACAAGCTGGTCCAGGGCCTACGTCACGCTGCCGATAAAGCTGGGTTTAAAACCGTAATTAACTCGGTTGGGTCTATGTTTACGCTGTTTTTTACGTCAACACCGGTCACGGACTGGGAGACAGCCAAAACCAGCGATACCCAACTATTTGCCAAATTCTTCCATGCGATGCTGGCTGAAGGAGTCTATTTCCCTCCCTCGCAATTTGAAGCCGCCTTTTTTGGTTTGGCGCACACCAACGAAATTATTGACTCGACAATTGCCGCTTCCGAACGAGCATTTGGGAAAATGAGAAACTAG
- the xth gene encoding exodeoxyribonuclease III, with protein MTKPFTIATWNVNSIRSRLTHVIDWLRVHSPDVLCLQETKVQDAEFPVDPFEEAGYTATYYGQKSYNGVAMLSLDEPEDVQRGFPNEPADAQRRLLAATFEGIRLVNVYIPNGGESPKDPKFNYKMQFLEQLETYLTTTYTPQTPLLVCGDFNIAPGDLDLFEPDKYRESVMFHSREHAFLKRWETWGLVDLVRQQHPDQPELYTWWDYRTTAFPRNRGWRIDHVWVTQPLVEQCALTRIDRDERGKDKPSDHVPVVVGFNRE; from the coding sequence ATGACAAAGCCCTTTACCATTGCCACCTGGAATGTAAATTCAATTCGTTCGCGTTTAACACACGTGATTGACTGGTTGCGGGTGCATTCGCCAGATGTATTGTGTTTACAGGAAACCAAAGTGCAAGATGCTGAATTTCCGGTTGACCCATTTGAAGAAGCTGGTTATACCGCAACCTATTATGGGCAAAAATCATACAACGGTGTGGCAATGCTTTCCCTTGATGAACCTGAGGATGTGCAGCGAGGGTTCCCCAATGAGCCAGCCGATGCTCAGCGACGTCTACTGGCTGCCACCTTTGAGGGAATCCGCCTGGTGAATGTGTACATTCCAAATGGTGGCGAATCACCCAAAGATCCAAAATTTAATTATAAAATGCAATTTTTAGAGCAGTTAGAGACATACCTCACCACCACCTACACGCCGCAAACGCCGCTTTTGGTATGTGGCGATTTCAATATTGCTCCAGGTGACCTGGATCTATTTGAACCAGACAAGTATCGCGAATCGGTTATGTTTCATTCGCGGGAACATGCTTTTCTGAAACGGTGGGAAACCTGGGGATTGGTTGACCTGGTGCGGCAGCAACATCCTGATCAGCCAGAACTTTATACCTGGTGGGATTATCGAACGACGGCTTTCCCACGCAACCGTGGCTGGCGGATTGATCACGTCTGGGTTACCCAACCACTGGTGGAACAGTGTGCCCTGACGCGGATTGATCGGGATGAGCGGGGGAAAGATAAGCCTTCAGACCATGTACCCGTGGTAGTTGGGTTCAATCGAGAATAA
- a CDS encoding thiamine phosphate synthase, protein MQIYLISDRRALFAPTESFSEDQARKRLLRLGELAALMQVDYFQLREKDLSPRTCFEVAQELAALFHNTSTRLLVNDRVDIALAAGAQGVHLTSISLLPAHIRPWATANLTIGISTHTQEELHRTSPGATFAVCGPVFETPGKPRLGLEPLKQIIHTSPVPVFALGGITVDNAVEIKQTGAVGVAGIRLFAQAAFQGDTEFGDLISHLKAL, encoded by the coding sequence ATGCAGATTTATCTCATCTCTGACCGCCGGGCATTATTTGCACCAACAGAATCTTTTTCAGAAGACCAGGCAAGAAAACGATTACTCAGGCTGGGAGAATTAGCAGCACTCATGCAGGTGGATTATTTTCAGTTACGAGAGAAAGATCTTTCTCCTCGAACCTGCTTTGAGGTGGCTCAAGAACTGGCCGCGCTTTTTCACAATACCTCCACCCGTTTGCTGGTCAATGATCGAGTTGATATTGCCTTAGCGGCTGGCGCTCAGGGTGTTCACCTGACGTCAATCTCTCTCTTGCCAGCCCATATTCGCCCCTGGGCTACCGCAAATTTGACAATTGGCATCTCAACCCACACCCAGGAAGAACTACACCGCACGTCACCAGGCGCCACGTTTGCCGTGTGCGGGCCAGTATTTGAAACTCCAGGAAAACCTCGGCTTGGGCTAGAGCCATTGAAACAAATCATTCATACTTCCCCTGTACCGGTATTTGCGTTGGGGGGAATAACCGTGGACAATGCGGTTGAGATCAAACAAACTGGAGCGGTTGGTGTCGCGGGGATCCGGCTTTTTGCCCAGGCCGCATTTCAAGGGGACACTGAATTCGGTGATCTTATTTCTCATTTAAAGGCGCTATGA
- a CDS encoding tetratricopeptide repeat protein: MSFSKANDLKRAEKLVQQGKIAAAIKEYSNLVAANPSDIMLLNTLGDLCVRDGRIDEAILYFTKIGENYSKNGFTLKAIAMYKKIYKLAPNNPEIAYKLAELYAKQGLIVDARKQYMEVADAYTRAGRTQQALDVLRKIADLDPDNVSVRLKLAERYQSERMNDKAHEAYIAAGAQLQRKGNLEESQQCYMKALGVDPSSKPALSSLANIFIQLGDPQRAISMLNRVIDNNPNDPDLVTLMGRTYLSAEMLDDAEKAFLRLHDIDKTRFEYLLQLGRKFADQGQFNRAVDTVTACIDTVITRRQESKAIDLLDAIIELDPYHIPTYRCLKTIYTRMGEDNNLSNALNGLVEAALHHQERETAGEALRQLVELEPNDSSHRRRLESLGLSTAVKPTLVDRDSPAASSLTPKLGPGIGSTADFKFGTDLYPDSNQSFTGLTSGTGFTSGTGFSADSGFSPEPPAQGFGGFGAPPPPTFPTQEGPTGFTGFVSGSQFSTPDRNVGSPNFFATIPPPISAGPDIQKLLMDADRYASRGYADRAAEILREVTSLDPHHLEARLKLKDIYLSGGLNTEAAEQCLALAHIYDAAGDSAKAQKMLTEAFSLNPNATPGTPQPPVTVKAPEDAIEIDISGGFDGGISGSFNSYAQPSPPPPPPPVFEDHFYSGAPHHVAPPPGDLSFAPLTDTSHIQDTLREELEGVDFYLSQGFTDLAADTLNRLNAQFPNHPEIQSRMAKLAPPPIVGLPPAPPSFDFSTAMGSPGPSAFAPPPSPEYDFGGPGGFGAPPIPAGPVPGPSPFSNAPGSGGFMPGGSYPGEMPPAAPISAFQPPVAPPPVEFRPPAAPPPIEFQPPPAGANLFGSPSAPVPPPAYDLTPPPPPPSAYDMSSAMMAGPPSVDSLIESLITDIGDSLDGIDDLEMVNRVTGAHQTAPPPPPPASLAAPASVDQGLFRGLEESGLQDIFDEFKNSIEQEEAEEVPDFETHYNLGLAYKDMELFDEAVEEFQTAIKATDPHAPDGHYFQSCNMLGLCFMSKAMYPPAAVWFKRGLDAPGRSEDEYQAMRFDLGLAHEMQGKLESALELFEIVYAIDINYRDVGEKIKEIKEKLRK, translated from the coding sequence ATGTCCTTTAGCAAAGCTAACGATTTAAAAAGAGCCGAAAAACTCGTTCAGCAAGGGAAAATTGCGGCTGCAATTAAAGAATACAGCAATCTGGTTGCCGCCAACCCCAGTGACATTATGTTGCTCAATACGCTGGGCGATCTGTGTGTTCGCGACGGGCGGATTGATGAGGCTATTCTTTACTTTACCAAGATTGGCGAAAACTACAGTAAAAATGGCTTTACCCTTAAAGCCATCGCCATGTACAAGAAAATCTACAAACTGGCACCCAATAACCCTGAAATTGCTTATAAATTGGCCGAACTGTACGCCAAGCAAGGGTTAATTGTTGATGCCCGCAAACAGTACATGGAAGTGGCTGATGCCTATACCCGGGCTGGCCGTACGCAGCAGGCGCTCGATGTCCTTCGTAAAATCGCTGATTTAGACCCTGACAATGTGTCGGTTCGCCTCAAGCTGGCTGAGCGATACCAAAGCGAACGCATGAACGATAAAGCCCACGAAGCCTACATTGCGGCTGGGGCCCAACTGCAACGCAAAGGGAATCTGGAAGAAAGCCAGCAATGTTATATGAAGGCGCTGGGGGTTGACCCATCGAGTAAACCGGCGCTCAGCTCTCTGGCCAATATTTTCATCCAGTTAGGTGACCCGCAACGGGCGATTTCAATGCTGAATCGGGTGATTGACAACAACCCAAATGATCCCGATCTGGTCACATTGATGGGCCGCACTTATTTAAGTGCGGAAATGCTCGATGATGCCGAAAAGGCATTTCTCAGGCTTCATGATATTGATAAGACACGATTTGAGTACTTGCTTCAACTCGGCAGGAAATTTGCTGACCAGGGTCAGTTCAACCGGGCGGTAGACACGGTTACCGCCTGCATTGACACCGTTATTACCCGACGTCAGGAATCAAAAGCAATTGATTTGCTGGATGCCATCATTGAACTCGACCCGTATCACATTCCAACCTATCGGTGCTTGAAAACGATTTACACCCGCATGGGTGAGGACAATAACCTCAGTAATGCCCTCAATGGGTTGGTTGAAGCCGCACTGCATCATCAAGAGCGGGAAACAGCCGGTGAGGCGTTGCGCCAACTGGTTGAACTTGAGCCAAATGATTCGTCCCATCGGAGACGGCTCGAATCGCTCGGGCTCAGCACGGCAGTCAAACCGACTCTGGTGGACCGCGATTCACCAGCAGCCAGCTCACTCACACCCAAACTGGGTCCTGGCATTGGAAGCACGGCTGATTTCAAATTTGGCACCGACCTGTACCCGGATAGCAATCAAAGCTTCACCGGACTGACATCGGGAACCGGATTTACCTCAGGCACCGGCTTTTCCGCTGATTCAGGGTTTTCACCAGAACCACCAGCTCAGGGATTTGGGGGATTTGGAGCACCACCACCTCCGACTTTTCCAACTCAGGAAGGACCAACCGGATTTACTGGCTTTGTCTCAGGAAGTCAGTTCTCAACACCTGATCGGAACGTGGGAAGTCCGAATTTCTTTGCGACTATTCCGCCACCAATTTCTGCCGGACCAGATATTCAAAAGTTACTGATGGATGCTGACCGGTATGCCAGCCGTGGGTATGCTGATCGGGCAGCCGAGATTTTGAGGGAAGTCACTTCACTCGATCCACATCACCTCGAAGCCCGGCTCAAACTCAAGGACATCTATCTCAGCGGCGGATTAAACACCGAGGCGGCGGAGCAATGTCTGGCCTTAGCGCATATTTATGATGCGGCTGGTGATTCAGCCAAGGCTCAAAAAATGCTGACCGAGGCATTTTCACTGAATCCCAATGCCACCCCAGGAACACCTCAGCCACCAGTCACGGTCAAGGCCCCAGAAGATGCGATTGAAATTGATATCAGTGGCGGCTTTGACGGAGGCATTAGCGGCAGCTTTAATTCCTATGCTCAGCCATCACCACCACCGCCACCACCACCGGTCTTTGAGGATCATTTTTATTCTGGGGCACCACACCATGTAGCTCCACCGCCAGGCGATCTGAGTTTTGCCCCGTTGACGGATACCTCGCACATTCAAGATACCCTGCGTGAGGAACTGGAAGGTGTGGACTTTTATCTGAGCCAGGGATTCACCGACTTAGCCGCTGACACGCTAAATCGTCTCAACGCACAATTCCCAAATCATCCCGAAATTCAGTCCCGGATGGCGAAACTGGCCCCACCGCCGATTGTGGGCTTACCACCAGCGCCACCATCTTTCGATTTTTCAACCGCCATGGGGTCTCCAGGACCATCGGCTTTTGCTCCGCCACCGTCTCCAGAATATGATTTTGGTGGACCAGGTGGATTTGGAGCACCACCAATTCCAGCCGGGCCAGTTCCTGGTCCCTCTCCATTTTCAAACGCCCCAGGTTCAGGTGGATTTATGCCTGGGGGCTCATACCCAGGCGAAATGCCACCAGCAGCTCCGATAAGTGCATTTCAGCCCCCAGTTGCACCTCCACCCGTGGAGTTCCGGCCTCCAGCCGCACCTCCACCAATCGAGTTTCAGCCTCCGCCGGCTGGAGCGAACTTGTTCGGGTCGCCATCCGCCCCTGTGCCACCACCAGCCTACGACCTGACACCGCCGCCACCGCCACCGTCAGCCTATGACATGAGTTCGGCAATGATGGCTGGTCCGCCTTCGGTTGACTCATTAATTGAAAGCCTCATCACTGACATTGGTGACAGTCTGGATGGAATTGACGATTTGGAAATGGTCAATCGGGTTACGGGCGCACACCAAACGGCACCGCCGCCGCCGCCACCGGCTTCACTGGCAGCACCAGCATCAGTGGATCAAGGATTGTTTAGGGGGCTTGAGGAGTCTGGACTTCAAGATATTTTTGATGAATTCAAAAATAGTATCGAACAAGAAGAAGCCGAGGAAGTTCCTGACTTTGAAACCCATTACAACCTTGGGCTGGCCTATAAAGATATGGAACTCTTTGACGAAGCGGTTGAAGAATTTCAAACGGCGATCAAGGCAACGGATCCGCACGCTCCTGACGGGCACTATTTCCAATCCTGCAACATGCTTGGGCTGTGTTTTATGAGCAAAGCAATGTACCCGCCAGCCGCAGTCTGGTTTAAGCGTGGGTTAGACGCTCCGGGTCGAAGTGAGGACGAGTATCAAGCCATGCGCTTTGATCTTGGGTTAGCTCACGAAATGCAAGGAAAACTGGAAAGTGCGCTTGAGTTATTTGAAATTGTGTATGCCATCGACATCAACTATCGTGATGTTGGAGAGAAAATTAAGGAAATTAAAGAAAAGCTTCGAAAATAG
- the ribB gene encoding 3,4-dihydroxy-2-butanone-4-phosphate synthase codes for MSPFSTIEAALEDLRDGKLIIIVDDEDRENEGDLACAAEKVTPELINFMARHGRGLICLALTEERCDELQLPLQVTDNTSRFGTAFTVTIEARHGVTTGISAADRATTILTAIDPQTTPKDLARPGHTFPLRARRGGVLVRPGQTEASVDLARLAGLKPAGVICEILNDDGTMARLAQLQNFAQEHKLKIVSVADLIRYRLTNEVLVKKTAEATIETPYGSFQACSFRSEVTHEVHLALVKGNITAQDSVLVRVHSQTVLGDVFEDTQDPAGSWLRSALKHIAEEGCGVLLYLRQSDGGEHLEKHLRAHREAQPGQPVNFSHGNSSDYGIGAQILRALGLHKIRVLTNHPMRLTAIEGFGLTFVEAVPIHPSHEIPVQR; via the coding sequence ATGTCACCTTTTTCCACTATTGAAGCAGCGCTTGAAGATCTTCGAGATGGCAAGCTGATCATTATTGTTGACGATGAGGATCGTGAAAACGAAGGCGACCTGGCCTGTGCCGCCGAAAAAGTCACTCCAGAGTTGATCAATTTTATGGCGCGGCACGGACGCGGCCTGATCTGTCTGGCCCTGACCGAAGAGCGATGCGATGAACTCCAGTTGCCGCTTCAGGTTACCGACAACACCTCCCGGTTTGGCACGGCCTTTACCGTCACCATCGAAGCCCGACATGGGGTCACCACTGGAATTTCAGCCGCTGATCGTGCCACCACCATCCTGACCGCCATTGATCCACAGACCACGCCCAAGGATCTGGCTCGACCTGGCCATACCTTTCCCTTGCGTGCCCGGCGAGGTGGGGTGCTGGTCCGGCCAGGACAAACCGAGGCCAGTGTTGATCTGGCTCGATTGGCGGGACTCAAGCCAGCCGGAGTCATTTGTGAAATTCTCAACGACGATGGCACAATGGCCCGCCTTGCCCAACTTCAGAACTTTGCCCAGGAACATAAACTGAAAATAGTTTCCGTCGCGGACTTAATCCGCTATCGTCTAACGAACGAAGTTCTGGTCAAAAAGACCGCTGAAGCAACGATTGAAACTCCTTACGGATCTTTTCAAGCCTGTTCGTTCCGTAGTGAAGTCACCCACGAAGTTCATTTGGCGCTGGTGAAAGGCAATATTACCGCCCAGGACTCAGTGCTGGTTCGAGTTCACTCACAAACAGTTTTGGGAGATGTCTTTGAAGATACCCAGGATCCAGCCGGCAGTTGGCTCCGGTCAGCGCTCAAACACATCGCGGAAGAAGGGTGCGGGGTTTTATTGTATTTGCGGCAAAGCGATGGCGGTGAACATCTTGAAAAGCACCTGCGCGCTCACCGGGAAGCTCAGCCTGGACAGCCAGTCAACTTCTCTCATGGCAACAGCAGTGATTATGGAATTGGTGCCCAGATCCTGCGCGCATTGGGCCTTCATAAGATTCGAGTACTCACAAACCATCCAATGCGGTTGACAGCCATTGAGGGATTTGGATTAACATTTGTCGAAGCGGTACCGATTCATCCCTCTCACGAAATACCAGTTCAACGGTAA